One window from the genome of Podospora pseudocomata strain CBS 415.72m chromosome 6, whole genome shotgun sequence encodes:
- the RIB7 gene encoding 2,5-diamino-6-(ribosylamino)-4(3H)-pyrimidinone 5'-phosphate reductase (COG:H; EggNog:ENOG503NX1M) has protein sequence MSRETLSFPPTSIPPLEPYLPLTCPSPSSKPHLTLTYATSLDASLSLAPGVRTTLSGPYSKSMTHYLRTRHNAILVGCTTALVDNPALNSRLGSITSLDQQPRPIILDPKGRWDFTEDSQVIRLAAEFKGKGPWVVTKRGGETKERGELLERVGGKFLFLETGEDGRFKWGDVLSVLGEQGVRSVMVEGGGEVINSLLIDPENRLVDSVIITIAPTWLGKGGVVVSPSRQQGQTSQLKLWDVSWQPYGEDVVLCGRILRS, from the coding sequence ATGTCCCGCGaaaccctctccttcccccccacctccattCCACCCCTAGAACCCTACCTCCCCCTTACCTGTccctctccaagctcaaaACCACACCTAACCCTCACCTacgccacctccctcgatgcgtccctctccctcgccccagGCGTCCGCACAACCCTTTCCGGCCCTTACTCCAAATCAATGACGCACTACCTTCGCACCCGCCACAacgccatcctcgtcggGTGCACCACCGCACTCGTCGACAACCCAGCCCTCAACTCCCGGCTAGGAAGCATCACCTCTCTCgaccaacaaccccgccctATCATCCTCGACCCAAAAGGGCGCTGGGACTTCACCGAGGACAGCCAGGTAATCCGTCTAGCGGCTGAGTTTAAGGGGAAGGGCCCTTGGGTGGTGACtaagaggggaggggagactAAGGAACGGGGAGAGTTGCTGGAACGTGTAGGGGGCaagtttttgtttttggaaaCGGGGGAGGACGGGAGGTTTAAATGGGGGGATGTGTTAAGTGTTTTGGGGGAGCAAGGAGTGAGAAGTGTCATGgtagagggaggaggggaggtgatcAACTCTCTCCTCATCGACCCAGAGAACCGCCTCGTCGACTCAGtaatcatcaccatcgccccAACTTGGCTCGGCAAAGGCGGGGTGGTAGTCTCACCCTCACGACAACAAGGACAGACGTCACAACTGAAGCTGTGGGATGTATCCTGGCAACCTTACGGCGAAGACGTGGTGCTTTGCGGGAGGATTTTGCGCAGTTGA
- the DBP10 gene encoding ATP-dependent RNA helicase dbp10 (COG:A; EggNog:ENOG503NVXB): MKRRAASPTPSEHEVDIAGSLFADESDGDFEVVKKGGEADFDLDFGDLLTAGDGDSNAEDDEDFIATAQRKSNRKSSNVQGKSVKKGGGFQAMGLNANLLRAITKKGFSVPTPIQRKTIPLVLERRDVVGMARTGSGKTAAFVIPMIERLKGHSPKVGARALILSPSRELALQTLKVVKELGRGTDLKTILLVGGDSLEEQFAQMATNPDIVIATPGRFLHLKVEMNLNLSSIKYVVFDEADRLFEMGFAEQLTEILHALPSSRQTLLFSATLPSSLVEFARAGLQEPSLVRLDAETKVSPDMESAFFSVKGGEKEGALLHILHDIIKMPMGTPEGAPKDEADPNNSRGKRKRGSDRLSFKEKPTAHSTIIFTATKHHVEYIAHLLRHAGFAVSYIYGSLDQTARKIQVDDFRRGRTNILVVTDVAARGIDIPVLANVINYDFPPQPKVFVHRVGRTARAGQRGWAYALVRESDLPYLIDLQLFLGRRLVMGKDGQDPSFAQDVVLGALKRSELENQTEWVNKVLNEEGDISALRGVTLKAEKLYMRTRNSASSSSAKRAREIINSKGWTQLHPLFGVEAINAEEARDNLLSKISLFKPQETVFEIGPQGKSHRNKAAEVMRSFRTKVAPRRITKGENDSDFAMSDGEGPKAGSEFDSDSDDEPAKREDVSESEQEEDDSDSEMEVTVISSKSSKKQKGGDPIASFQDPEIFMSYTPRTTSAAEEKAYGVHSGGVNSSHFVTAARDAAMDLTNDDGAKAFGLPTRSKLRWDKRHSKYVARANDDDGSKGVKMIRGESGVKIAASFQSGRFDKWKKSNRIGRLPGVGELEKPGLARLANGPGHQEGGTRYKHKQEKAPKEADKFRDDYHVRKKRVAEAKEKRIGKFKDGEGSKRELKNATDIRKARVIAEKKREKNARPSKRPRR, translated from the exons ATGAAGAGACGCGCTGCGTCCCCGACTCCGTCGGAGCACGAGGTCGATATTGCGGGGTCCCTGTTTGCCGACGAGAGTGATGGTGATtttgaggttgtcaagaaggGCGGTGAGGCGGATTTCGATCTTGATTTCGGAGATCTCTTAACAGCAGGCGATGGCGATTCGAAtgccgaggacgatgaggacttCATTGCCACCGCTCAGCGCAAGTCCAACAGGAAAAGCTCGAATGTGCAGGGCAAGTCGGTaaagaagggtggtggtttccaGGCCATGG GCCTCAATGCGAATTTATTACGAGCCATCACAAAGAAGGGCTTCTCTGTCCCGACTCCAATTCAGAGGAAGACAATCCCTCTGGTCCTGGAAAGAAGAGATGTTGTGGGTATGGCGCGCACAGGTTCAGGAAAGACAGCCGCCTTCGTCATCCCCATGATCGAGCGTTTGAAGGGACACAGCCCCAAGGTCGGCGCCAGAGCCTTGATTCTCTCGCCGTCTCGTGAACTGGCGCTACAGACATTGAAGGTTGTGAAGGAACTCGGTCGCGGCACAGATCTGAAGACGATTCTCctcgttggtggtgacagcCTGGAGGAGCAGTTCGCCCAGATGGCCACGAACCCCGATATCGTCATTGCTACCCCTGGTCGTTTCCTGCATTTGAAGGTTGAAAtgaacctcaacctctcctcgaTTAAATACGTGGTCTTCGACGAAGCCGATCGCCTATTCGAAATGGGTTTTGCCGAGCAGCTAACCGAGATTCTTCACGCgctgccatcatcaagacaGACTTTGCTATTTTCGGCTACTCTGCCATCTTCCTTGGTTGAGTTTGCCAGAGCTGGTTTACAGGAGCCGAGCTTGGTGAGATTGGACGCTGAGACCAAGGTGTCTCCCGATATGGAGAGTGCCTTCTTTTCTGTcaagggtggtgagaaggagggcgCTCTGTTACATATTCTTCACGATATTATTAAGATGCCAATGGGAACGCCAGAAGGAGCACCAAAAGACGAGGCTGATCCAAATAACTCTCGGGGGAAGCGCAAGCGTGGCAGCGACAGACTCAGTTTCAAGGAGAAGCCGACAGCACACTCTACAATCATCTTCACGGCTACCAAGCATCACGTCGAGTACATTGCACATCTCCTTCGCCACGCCGGCTTCGCTGTTTCCTACATTTACGGTTCTTTGGATCAAACCGCTAGGAAGATCCAAGTTGATGATTTTAGACGAGGAAGAACGAACATTCTGGTAGTCACAGACGTTGCGGCTCGTGGTATCGATATTCCAGTTCTCGCCAATGTCATCAACTACGACTTTCCTCCACAGCCCAAGGTTTTCGTCCATCGTGTCGGTCGTACGGCTCGTGCTGGCCAGCGCGGTTGGGCTTATGCTCTTGTACGGGAGTCTGATCTGCCCTATCTCATCGATCTTCAGCTCTTCCTCGGACGGAGGCTGGTTATGGGTAAAGATGGACAAGACCCCTCATTTGCTCAGGATGTTGTGCTCGGTGCGCTGAAGAGATCGGAGCTCGAGAACCAGACTGAGTGGGTCAACAAGGTTCTGAACGAAGAGGGCGACATCAGTGCGCTCAGGGGTGTTACGCtcaaggctgagaagctcTATATGAGGACCAGAAACTCGGCTTCTAGCTCCAGTGCCAAGAGAGCTCGTGAGATCATCAACTCAAAGGGTTGGACACAACTTCATCCCTTGTTTGGCGTGGAGGCGATCAATGCCGAGGAAGCCCGTGACAATCTCCTCTCCAAGATCAGTTTGTTCAAGCCTCAGGAGACAGTCTTCGAAATTGGGCCCCAAGGAAAGTCCCACAGGAACAAAGCGGCGGAGGTGATGCGCAGCTTTAGAACCAAGGTCGCGCCACGGAGGATCACGAAGGGAGAAAACGATTCTGATTTTGCCATGTCAGATGGCGAGGGACCCAAGGCTGGCAGCGAATTTGACTCGGATTCTGACGATGAACCCGCAAAGCGGGAGGATGTGTCGGAGTcggagcaagaagaggacgacTCGGACTCTGAAATGGAAGTCACGGTTATTTCGTCCAAGTCAAGCAAGAAACAAAAGGGTGGTGACCCTATAGCGTCATTCCAAGACCCCGAGATTTTTATGTCCTACACGCCACGCACGACTTCGGCGGCAGAAGAAAAGGCCTATGGCGTCCACTCCGGTGGTGTCAACTCATCTCATTtcgtcaccgccgcccgCGACGCTGCCATGGATCTCACCAACGACGACGGCGCCAAGGCCTTTGGCTTGCCTACCCGCTCCAAACTCCGCTGGGATAAGCGCCACAGCAAATACGTCGCCCGTGCCAACGATGACGACGGCTCCAAGGGCGTCAAGATGATCCGTGGTGAGTCTGGTGTCAAGATTGCGGCGTCCTTCCAGTCCGGCAGATTCGACAAGTGGAAGAAGTCCAACCGTATTGGCCGCCTGCCTGGTGTTGGCGAATTGGAAAAGCCTGGcctggccaggcttgccaaCGGTCCTGGCCACCAGGAAGGTGGCACCAGGTATAAGCACAAACAAGAAAAGGCCCCCAAGGAAGCTGACAAATTCCGTGATGATTATCATGTGAGGAAGAAGCGGGTGGCCGAAGCCAAGGAAAAGAGGATTGGCAAGTTCAAGGACGGGGAAGGCTCGAAGCGGGAGTTGAAGAACGCTACGGACATCAGGAAGGCACGTGTCATCGCTGAaaagaagagggaaaagaacGCTAGGCCCAGCAAGCGTCCTAGGAGGTAA
- the spf31 gene encoding DnaJ subfamily C member 8 (COG:O; EggNog:ENOG503NXU4) yields the protein MSTPKPTESAATPADPAPVDTRDALEVLESEAKEWDKDAEIDRILKAFRLNAYAVLGLKPGAPESDIKNLYRKKSLLIHPDKTKNPLAPDAFDRLKKAQTELMDEKHRARLDEAIADARMLLMREMKLTVDSEELKTPEFEKKWDEKTVFVLVENEQRRRRQMKAQLQEEGREQRKQEEELEQRKKKRQHEEDWEKTRDQRIDSWRQFQKGKNGEPEKKKKKKLKPIG from the exons atgtcaaccccaaaaccaacagaAAGCGCGGCGACACCAGCCGATCCCGCCCCAGTTGACACCCGCGATGCGCTCGAAGTCCTCGAGTCGGAAGCTAAGGAATGGGACAAG gACGCCGAAATCGACCGCATCCTCAAAGCCTTCCGCCTGAACGCCTACGCCGTCCTCGGCCTAAAACCCGGCGCCCCCGAATCCGACATCAAAAACCTCTATCGCAAGaaatccctcctcatccatccagacaagacaaaaaacCCCCTTGCCCCCGACGCCTTCGACCGTTTGAAAAAAGCGCAGACCGAGCTCATGGACGAGAAGCACCGCGCCCGACTCGACGAGGCCATCGCCGACGCTCGCATGCTCTTGATGCGGGAGATGAAGCTCACTGTTGACTCCGAAGAGCTCAAAACCCCagagtttgagaagaagtGGGATGAAAAGACGGTATTTGTGCTGGTGGAGAATGAgcaaaggaggaggcggcagATGAAGGCGCAGTTGCAGGAAGAGGGTagggagcagaggaagcaggaggaggagttggagcagaggaagaagaagaggcagcatgaggaggactgggagaagacgagggaTCAGAGGATTGATAGCTGGAGGCAGTTTcagaaggggaagaatggggagccggagaagaagaagaagaagaagttgaagcCGATTGGGTGA
- a CDS encoding hypothetical protein (COG:S; EggNog:ENOG503P1DU): protein MSGVTKGTSCPTLDLRISWTRVQFVWMAGDECGVEGLFSTFLPQLLLRQPSRFYLLSALSKPGKFSWDRISRYFSHKRHVITIRQFPDPKMGKARKNRVRASRADPIARASKPPSDPELAKLRESKILPILKDLKNPEAKSRTQAAGAIANIVQDARTRKLLLREQVVHIVLTETLTDNSIDSRAAGWEILKVLAEEEEADFCVHLYRLDILTAIEHAANAILDTLTSTEPVFSKLTKAQQRIVWEISSSLLALLNLLGMAREEITTAIVANQTIVRFLFRLAASESTPQEIYEETLSCLTTLSEDNLELGQAMTNDQETRCYDVLLKLASGSGPRSVMACGVLHNIFSSLQWLDHSPGKDGACDAVLIGTLTRALEHVPSASAVANGNTNQGAVVQLALEILASIGADLQETLEKGNRSQPKEEEWNGLEDKPEGDDAMDVDGASNAGDGDDEDKEDDGEDDDMDEDEEDDDDDIADLEADMEKVTGADDPFDSGDLDDLPTLGAFIQQAIPQLVRLSNIQIDGEENLAIQSNALTALNNIAWTVSCIDFSESENSNIYDAWYPAAKKIWVKAITPIVEADNADLDLATQIASLAWAIARSLGANVPLTPGQHRKFIALYQAAKNQPKPEEGKEVDPLQGLGVKCVGILGSLARDTAPIDLNREIGVFLITLLQSCEQDKTIPPADVVEAVNQIFDIYGDEATENDKEVFWKEGFHKHLEEFLPKLRALAKGIDKRAQGELRDKADEAVLNLVRFLKYKKTHAPKKGEQKKEERVLNEKAMAMR, encoded by the exons ATGTCTGGTGTCACAAAAGGTACTTCGTGCCCGACCCTGGATCTCCGCATCTCATGGACCAGGGTTCAATTTGTGTGGATGGCGGGGGACGAGTGTGGGGTTGAAGGGCTTTTCTCAACTTTTCTTCCACAATTGTTGTTGCGACAACCATCTAGATTTTATTTACTTTCTGCCTTGAGCAAACCTGGGAAATTTTCGTGGGACCGTATTTCCAGATATTTCTCTCATAAACGCCACGTCATAACCATCAGACAGTTTCCAGATCCAAAAATGGGCAAAGCAAGAAAGAACAGAGTGCGTGCCAGCCGCGCAGACCCCATCGCAAGGGCTTCAAAACCACCATCTGATCCAGAGCTTGCAAAGCTCCGTGAGAGCAAAATTCTCCCCATTCTCAAGGATCTCAAGAACCCCGAAGCCAAATCAAGAACACAGGCTGCcggcgccatcgccaacatcGTTCAAGATGCCAGAACTAGAAAGCTGCTACTCAGGGAGCAGGTTGTTCACATTGTTCTCACCGAGACACTCACAGACAACAGCATCGACAGCCGAGCTGCTGGCTGGGAGATTCTCAAAGTTCtcgctgaggaagaggaggccgaTTTCTGTGTACACCTATACAGACTCGACATTCTGACTGCCATCGAGCATGCTGCCAATGCT ATTCTTGACACACTCACATCAACTGAGCCTGTCTtctccaagctcaccaaggcTCAGCAGCGTATTGTATGGGAGATCTCAAGCTCCCTTCTTGctctcctcaatcttctcgGCATGGCCCGCGAGGAGATCACCACCGCTATCGTGGCCAACCAAACCATCGTCAGATTCCTCTTCCGTCTGGCTGCCTCAGAGTCCACGCCGCAAGAGATCTACGAGGAGACCCTCTCCTGCCTGACGACACTTTCAGAAGACAACCTCGAGCTGGGCCAAGCCATGACGAACGACCAGGAAACTAGATGCTACGACGTCCTTCTCAAACTTGCCTCTGGCTCCGGTCCTCGATCGGTGATGGCGTGCGGTGTTCTTCACAATATTTTCTCGTCATTACAATGGCTCGACCACAGCCCCGGGAAGGACGGTGCTTGCGATGCAGTTCTTATTGGAACCCTCACTCGTGCATTGGAACATGTACCTTCGGCGAGCGCTGTGGCTAATGGGAACACCAACCAGGGAGCTGTTGTCCAACTAGCTTTGGAGATTTTGGCTTCTATCGGTGCCGATTTGCAGGAGACTCTTGAGAAGGGCAACCGTTCTCAaccaaaggaggaggaatggaACGGACTTGAGGACAAGCCTGAGGGTGACGACGCGATGGATGTGGACGGAGCTTCCAATGCCGGGGAcggtgatgacgaagacaaggaggacgatggggaggatgacgacatggatgaagacgaggaggatgacgatgacgataTTGCCGATCTGGAAGCCGATATGGAAAAGGTAACAGGAGCCGACGACCCATTTGACTCTGGAGATCTGGACGACCTTCCCACGCTCGGCGCCTTCATTCAACAAGCTATCCCGCAATTGGTTCGTCTATCCAATATTCAGATCGATGGCGAAGAGAACCTCGCCATCCAGTCAAACGCCCTGACGGCCCTCAACAATATTGCCTGGACCGTCTCATGCATCGACTTCTCTGAGAGCGAAAACTCCAACATCTATGATGCGTGGTATCCAGCCGCCAAAAAGATTTGGGTCAAGGCCATCACTCCCATCGTCGAGGCTGACAATGCTGATCTCGACCTCGCCACCCAAATAGCCAGTCTTGCCTGGGCTATTGCCCGCAGCTTGGGTGCAAATGTACCGTTGACTCCAGGCCAACATCGCAAGTTCATTGCGCTCTACCAGGCCGCGAAGAACCAGCCAAAAccagaagaaggaaaggaggTTGACCCCCTCCAGGGTCTGGGCGTCAAGTGCGTTGGTATCCTTGGCTCTTTGGCCAGGGACACAGCTCCTATTGATCTCAACCGCGAGATTGGCGTCTTTTTGATCACTCTCCTCCAGAGCTGTGAGCAGGACAAGACCATCCCACCGGCCGATGTTGTAGAGGCTGTCAACCAGATTTTTGACATTTATGGTGATGAGGCCACGGAAAATGATAAGGAGGTGTTCTGGAAGGAGGGCTTCCATAAGCATCTGGAGGAGTTTTTGCCCAAGTTGAGAGCGTTGGCGAAGGGAATTGATAAGAGGGCGCAGGGGGAATTGAGGGATAAGGCGGATGAGGCGGTGTTGAATTTGGTGAGGTTTTTGAAGTATAAGAAGACTCATGCACCCAAGAAGggggagcagaagaaggaggagagggtgttgaatgAGAAGGCGATGGCTATGAGGTAG
- a CDS encoding hypothetical protein (EggNog:ENOG503NZBG), whose protein sequence is MKCGSAHTSQSLIVRDTELLLYIVVDEWECTQLASIAECKMGLFTNNDDAMVKKDDDLKRGKTLPTRAPWVPASAPRTPPRKTIKRLLIALAVGFFVYLFIKNLPPMDDQVRRDYRHPRYSDRKPGKRPGPMPKMKPPPPERIPEKPVVKDIPSEQPAAVVVPPVVTDTATNARTYDGPIYFRKLAATLQAIESSTSGYSAVNKNVLFAAASLKSASVLLPMACKMGTELRSYVHFALMGGSEIDLDELQAVNGIDESCQIIFHDARPDYASTSTLSRLETCATRGLYHIYKYMHPQVLFLDASGVEEHYFLDGIRKQADVSGVPIIELPKNAHSRLSWMTKLDSSSLAAWNKISVDILIHAPLVGSGSLIRLLQSLSAADFSAGPTPHLTIELPHDIDRATTEFLRDFSWPPSRTHSLSNVRQLTLRHRIPRARLTEDESSVRLLESFWPVSPRYSHVLVLSPQVQLSPGFFHYLKFTLLEYLYSSNSLLQSWDSRLLGISLDLPPTTLADTSKSFSPPAPKPMKQAKDSKKPSLSSQTSSSAPFLWQSPNSNAMLYLGTKWTELHSLVSNTIEHQHSTSSLSTFFTTKAVSKRYPSWLEHALRLSRAKGYFALYPSEATAKYLATTHNELFKGPEEYEKELEVDDGRGEEVRLTSGPLLETVRLLGFDEMPIVSWEGKETGLEGLDEGAEEYVREFRKVVGGRCEGWEGAEVGERLGVGGLFCLRGE, encoded by the exons ATGAAATGCGGTTCCGCGCACACCAGCCAATCTCTCATCGTCCGAGACACTGAGCTATTACTTTATATCGTGGTTGATGAATGGGAATGCACTCAGCTGGCATCAATCGCTGAGTGCAAGATGGGACTTTtcaccaacaacgacgacgcaATGGTTAAGAAGGACGATGATCTCAAGCGAGGGAAGACGCTTCCCACTCGCGCACCATGGGTACCAGCTTCAGCACCCAGAACGCCCCCACGCAAGACGATCAAGCGGCTTCTGATAGCTTTGGCTGTGGGATTCTTCGTCTATTTGTTCATCAAGAATCTACCGCCAATGGATGATCAAGTACGCAGAGACTACAGGCATCCGAGATATTCAGATCGCAAGCCGGGAAAACGGCCAGGCCCGATGCCAAAGATGAAGCCCCCACCACCTGAGCGCATACCGGAGAAGCCCGTGGTGAAGGACATCCCGAGTGAAcagcctgctgctgtcgtggTACCCCCTGTCGTAACTGACACTGCTACCAACGCCAGAACATATGATGGCCCTATTTACTTCAGGAAGCTGGCTGCGACATTACAAGCCATTGAGAGCAGTACGAGCGGCTACAGCGCGGTGAATAAGAATGTGCTGTTTGCCGCTGCTAGCTTGAAGAGCGCCTCAGTCTTGCTCCCAATGGCATGCAAGATGGGGACTGAGCTTCGAAGCTATGTGCACTTTGCGTTGATGGGTGGTAGTGAGATTGATTTGGATGAACTTCAAGCTGTTAACGGCATCGACGAGTCCTGCCAGATCATCTTTCACG ATGCGAGGCCTGATTAtgcctcaacctcgacattGAGCCGCCTCGAAACATGTGCTACACGTGGATTAT ACCACATTTACAAGTATATGCATCCTCAAGTTCTGTTTCTTGATGCctctggtgtggaagagcACTATTTTCTCGATGGCATCCGCAAACAAGCAGACGTCTCTGGAGTGCCCATTATTGAGCTGCCCAAGAATGCTCACTCACGGTTATCTTGGATGACGAAACTCGATAGCTCGTCGTTGGCGGCTTGGAATAAGATCAGCGTCGACATACTGATCCATGCGCCACTTGTAGGCTCTGGTAGCCTGATTAGATTGCTTCAATCATTATCAGCAGCTGATTTCTCAGCGGGCCCAACgcctcacctcaccatcGAACTTCCTCATGACATTGATCGGGCTACGACAGAATTCTTGAGGGACTTTAGTTGGCCACCAAGCCGCACACACAGCCTTTCCAATGTGCGGCAACTTACACTCAGACATCGCATACCTCGGGCTAGGTTGACCGAAGACGAAAGTTCGGTCCGTCTTCTCGAGTCCTTCTGGCCGGTCAGTCCGCGATACTCTCACGTGCTGGTACTATCACCCCAAGTCCAGCTATCGCCTGGATTCTTTCACT ACCTGAAATTCACTCTGCTGGAATATCTCTACTCATCCaattccctcctccaaagcTGGGATTCCCGGCTGCTCGGTATCAGCCTCGACCTGCCCCCCACAACGCTAGCAGACACCTCAAAGTCATTCAGCCCACCTGCTCCCAAACCCATGAAACAGGCCAAAGACTCCAAAAAGCCATCACTATCCTCTCAAACGTCTAGCTCAGCTCCTTTCCTGTGGCAgtcccccaacagcaacgcCATGCTCTACCTCGGCACTAAGTGGACAGAACTCCACTCTCTTGTATCGAACACTATCGAACATCAACACTCTACCTCGTCCCTCTCAACAtttttcaccaccaaggccgTTAGCAAGAGGTATCCCTCCTGGCTGGAACACGCCCTCAGGCTTTCAAGAGCAAAGGGGTATTTCGCGCTGTATCCTAGTGAGGCTACTGCTAAATACTTGGCTACGACGCATAATGAGTTGTTTAAGGGGCCGGAGGAGTacgagaaggagctggaggtagatgatgggagaggagaggaggtcaGGCTCACGTCTGGGCCGCTGTTGGAGACGGtgcggttgttggggtttgatGAGATGCCAATTGTGAGTTGGGAGGGCAAGGAAAcgggtttggaggggttggatgagggggcggaggagtaTGTTAGGGAGTTTAGGaaggtggttggggggaggtgtgaggggtgggagggggcggaggtgggggagaggttgggggtggggggtttgttttgtttgaggggggagtga
- a CDS encoding hypothetical protein (COG:S; EggNog:ENOG503P439), protein MMPSTYPTIPNTLFIPPDQNPAMSDQIDEEDLTRSSLCCQPLASLTRPVDVHQITDRDPLARAFFHPPLFGPLIFNNESSDCRDHCANERTFLSYLRLSIYMAIVSVAIVLSFHLRKTATETELRMAYPLGAVFWALSVSCLGVGLANYIKTVNKYSRRAAIVQTGWKTQTVMACIALCIVGACVSLLVINKLNEGADE, encoded by the exons ATGATGCCCTCTACCTATCCAACCATTCCAAATACACTTTTCATCCCTCCAGACCAAAATCCAGCCATGAGCGATCAAATAGACGAGGAAGACCTCACCCGGTCAAGTTTGTGTTGTCAGCCATTGGCTTCACTGACAAGGCCGGTGGATGTTCACCAGATTACAGA CCGCGACCCCCTCGCCAGAGCCTTCTTCCATCCCCCTCTATTTGGCCCCCTAATCTTCAACAACGAATCCTCCGACTGCCGCGACCACTGCGCCAACGAGCGCACCTTTCTCTCTTACCTCCGGTTATCGATCTACATGGCCATTGTCTCCGTCGCGATAGTCCTATCCTTTCATCTGCGGAAAACAGCGACAGAGACCGAGTTGAGGATGGCGTATCCCTTGGGGGCGGTTTTCTGGGCGTTGAGTGTGAGCTGTCTTGGGGTGGGCTTGGCGAATTATATCA AAACGGTGAATAAGTACAGCAGGAGGGCGGCGATTGTGCAGACGGGGTGGAAGACGCAGACT GTGATGGCTTGCATAGCGCTGTGTATCGTCGGCGCGTGcgtgtcgttgttggtgataAATAAGTTGAATGAGGGGGCTGACGAGTGA
- the ssb2 gene encoding Replication factor A protein 2 (EggNog:ENOG503P0CR; COG:L) produces the protein MTSYGGYQRTGYGAQGGDEGGGFMSGSQQGSQGQSKRSTIDEYLRPVTIKQIHDAKAGYNESEITIDGFPVSTVTLVGQVRSVQPQTTNITYKIDDGTGGTIDVKKWVDLEKSESGAETPFSLDTWVRVLGRLSSFNGKIHVGAHHVRVIDDYNEVSYHLLESTYVHVCISRGLPGGPWPQKEGAAAGGHGGGDSDSMFIDSGNGYSGDAAAANARVASCSRQAKSLYQFMQSDPRSIEGINVADVMAGSGMGKRDVLAAADELLGNGIVYTTVDDETWAILET, from the exons ATGA CATCATACGGCGGGTATCAAAGAACGGGCTATGGCGCCCAAGGCGGTGAtgagggcggcggcttcATGAGCGGTTCCCAGCAAGGCAGTCAGGGTCAATCAAAGAGG AGCACAATCGACGAGTACCTCCGCCCAGTAACTATCAAGCAAATCCACGACGCCAAAGCCGGCTACAACGAGTCCGAGATCACCATCGACGGCTTCCCCGTCAGCACAGTCACCCTTGTCGGCCAAGTGCGCTCCgtccaaccccaaaccacaAACATCACATACAAGATCGACGACGGCACCGGCGGTACCATCGACGTCAAGAAATGGGTCGACCTCGAAAAGTCCGAATCAGGTGCCGAGACCCCCTTTAGCCTTGACACCTGGGTCCGTGTTCTCGGTAGACTCTCGAGCTTCAACGGCAAGATCCACGTTGGCGCACACCATGTCAGAGTGATCGACGATTATAACGAGGTCAGCTATCATTTGTTGGAGTCTACCTATGTGCATGTCTGCATCTCGAGGGGTTTACCTGGTGGTCCTTGGCCACAAAAAGAGGGTGCGGCTGCTGGTGGTCATGGTGGAGGGGACTCTGACAGCATGTTCATCGACAGCGGGAATGGGTATTCAGGTGATGCTGCGGCGGCTAATGCTAGGGTGGCGTCTTGCTCGAGACAGGCCAAGTCGTTGTATCAGTTCATGCAGAGCGATCCAAGATCGATAGAAGGGATCAATGTCGCTGATGTCATGGCTGGGTCTGGGATGGGCAAGAGGGATGTGCTTGCAGCGGCGGATGAATTATTGGGCAACGGTATTGTCTATACcactgttgatgatgagaccTGGGCCATTCTCGAGACATAA